One genomic segment of Limnothrix sp. FACHB-406 includes these proteins:
- a CDS encoding response regulator, which produces MASDRALKFNPLDAGQPSRILIVEDEELIRDMVAAALRDEGYEVLVAADGAAALNLLNLNNPGDMNRPPDLIVLDLMLPRVNGLDLCRLLRQRQDPVPILMLSAKGSETDRVLGLEVGADDYLTKPFSMRELVARCRALLRRNRIVSAAQPEVLRYRDIELYPQECRVVVRTQEVNLSPKEFRLLELFVQHPRRVWSREQLLERIWGIDFIGDSKTVDVHIRWLREKVELDPSTPEYIVTIRGFGYRFG; this is translated from the coding sequence CTGGCCAGCGATCGCGCCCTGAAATTTAATCCCCTGGATGCGGGGCAACCCAGCCGCATCCTGATTGTTGAAGACGAAGAACTAATCCGCGATATGGTGGCTGCGGCCCTGCGCGACGAGGGCTATGAAGTGTTAGTGGCGGCCGATGGGGCTGCGGCCTTGAACCTGTTGAATCTCAACAATCCTGGCGACATGAACCGCCCGCCCGATTTGATTGTTCTGGATTTGATGTTGCCTCGGGTGAATGGGCTGGATCTGTGTCGGCTGTTGCGCCAGCGCCAAGATCCCGTGCCGATTTTGATGCTGAGTGCCAAGGGCAGCGAGACCGATCGGGTGTTGGGGTTGGAAGTGGGGGCCGATGACTACCTCACGAAGCCCTTCAGTATGCGGGAGTTGGTGGCTCGTTGCCGGGCCCTGCTGCGGCGCAATCGGATCGTGAGCGCGGCCCAGCCGGAAGTGCTGCGCTATCGGGATATTGAACTTTATCCCCAGGAATGCCGGGTGGTGGTGCGGACTCAGGAAGTGAACCTGTCGCCGAAGGAATTTCGATTGCTGGAATTGTTTGTGCAACATCCCCGGCGGGTTTGGTCTCGGGAACAGTTGTTGGAGCGCATTTGGGGCATTGACTTCATTGGCGACAGCAAAACCGTTGATGTGCATATCCGCTGGCTGCGGGAAAAGGTTGAGCTAGATCCCAGCACGCCTGAATACATCGTCACCATTCGCGGCTTTGGCTATCGATTTGGTTAG
- a CDS encoding antitoxin, giving the protein MERVEITKQDQGWTIILPESIDFLGEAVYLKPLGSALILLPAANPWQILFESLTLFSEDCFEDWPETRPQDLPQEREEWFPCNSSSTPTFAFT; this is encoded by the coding sequence ATGGAACGAGTCGAAATTACTAAACAAGATCAGGGCTGGACAATCATTTTGCCCGAGTCGATCGACTTCCTCGGCGAAGCGGTTTATCTCAAGCCCCTGGGCAGCGCCCTGATTTTGCTCCCCGCCGCTAATCCCTGGCAAATTTTATTCGAGAGCCTCACACTCTTTTCCGAAGATTGCTTCGAGGACTGGCCAGAAACTCGCCCCCAAGACTTGCCCCAAGAACGCGAGGAATGGTTTCCATGCAATTCCTCCTCGACACCAACATTTGCATTTACTTAA
- a CDS encoding tetratricopeptide repeat protein → MSPLPEDWLRQVSTQHQLSPEQTDALIAVMQSESQTTEKIAATLGISASALKMRMGGVYEKLGITGASRGKLYQLKRYLWEAYQNQETDLQSHQLTSSPFLKPEQSSQPLLVPDRVTTEPPTNLGVRGVASDRFFGRDQELMALHEQLQGHDHRVAIASVDGMGGVGKTELAVQYARSHLNSYRGGVVWLAGERAGIELLNFARSHFFPNLDLSDLGDLPEQLAYCFAQWPAKEVPPELVLLIFDDVTDYRTQVEAILPADARFRVLITTRAKFQGIARLELQVLTPVTTLQLLESIVGTERIAAERATAEALCEWLGFLPLGIELVGYYLRRKAELSLATMQERLEAQRLQARAIDPKDRDFPEGMTARYGVTEAFELSWEELEPAAQRLAVLLGCFGPAPVLWDWVLGCLPNDDEEDIEDARDQLVKLSLVKAEEGQYALHPLIREFFAAKRAAWPEGGALQQAFLGQMVSVAKTVPRTVTLADLARTRPAWSHLEAAAAASGEITDPTDSMWVFSALAQLAEGQGLWAEAEQHWSDCLSITESRFGPNHHATATSLNNLALLYKSQGRYEAAESLVRRALEICEQALGANHPDTALSLNNLAYLYYSQGQYEETESLVRRALEICERALGADHPNTATSLNNLAELYYSQGRYEEAEPLYRRALEIREQVLGANHPDTVLSLNDLAALYKSQGRYEAAEPLYQRSLEICEQVLGADHPLTATSLNDLAALYKSQGRYKEAEPLVRRSLEIREQVLGADHPDSAASLNNLALLYESQGRYKEAEPLYRRALEIYEQVLGADHPDTATSLHNLAGLYESQGRYKEAEPLYRRSLEIREQVLGADHPDSAASLDGLAYLYYSQGRYEEAEPLYRRALEIYEKVLGANHPDIATSLNNLALLYQGQKHYKKAEPLYRQALEICEQVLGADHPDTATSLNNLAVLHYYQHRWGEAERMLVRALEIRVQKLGKAHPHTQSSIQSLQNLVQAVIKADRAADLSNHPLTQSILQQLTTPPNP, encoded by the coding sequence GTGTCTCCATTGCCTGAAGACTGGTTGCGCCAGGTTAGTACTCAGCACCAGTTATCGCCCGAGCAGACTGATGCCCTGATTGCAGTGATGCAGTCAGAGTCTCAGACGACTGAAAAAATTGCGGCAACTTTAGGCATTTCCGCATCTGCACTCAAGATGCGTATGGGAGGAGTCTATGAAAAATTAGGAATTACTGGTGCGTCTCGTGGCAAGCTATATCAACTCAAAAGGTATCTCTGGGAGGCTTACCAAAATCAAGAGACTGACTTACAAAGTCACCAACTGACCAGTAGCCCATTTCTCAAGCCGGAACAGTCTTCTCAGCCACTCCTGGTTCCTGATCGTGTGACTACTGAGCCACCGACTAATCTGGGCGTGCGGGGCGTTGCCAGTGATCGCTTCTTTGGACGCGACCAAGAGCTGATGGCGTTACACGAGCAATTGCAGGGACATGACCATCGTGTAGCGATCGCCAGTGTGGATGGCATGGGGGGCGTGGGCAAAACGGAACTGGCAGTGCAATATGCGCGATCTCACCTCAATAGCTATCGCGGCGGGGTGGTGTGGCTGGCGGGAGAACGGGCGGGAATTGAACTGTTGAATTTTGCCCGATCACATTTCTTCCCAAATCTTGATTTGTCAGACCTGGGTGACTTGCCGGAGCAGTTGGCCTATTGCTTTGCCCAGTGGCCGGCAAAGGAAGTACCGCCAGAGTTGGTGCTGTTGATTTTCGATGATGTGACAGACTATCGCACCCAAGTTGAGGCAATTTTACCCGCCGATGCCCGGTTTCGGGTATTGATCACGACGCGGGCCAAGTTTCAGGGTATAGCACGTCTGGAGTTGCAGGTCTTGACTCCGGTGACGACGCTCCAGTTGCTCGAAAGTATTGTGGGAACGGAGCGGATCGCGGCGGAACGGGCGACAGCGGAGGCACTTTGTGAATGGCTGGGCTTTTTGCCGTTGGGAATTGAGTTGGTGGGCTATTACCTGAGGCGAAAGGCGGAGTTGTCGCTGGCCACCATGCAAGAACGGTTAGAGGCACAGCGGTTGCAGGCCCGGGCGATCGACCCGAAAGACCGAGACTTTCCCGAGGGGATGACGGCACGATACGGGGTAACAGAAGCTTTTGAGTTGAGTTGGGAAGAGTTGGAGCCAGCAGCGCAACGACTGGCGGTGTTGTTGGGTTGTTTTGGACCGGCTCCGGTGTTGTGGGATTGGGTGCTGGGTTGTTTGCCCAATGACGATGAGGAAGATATCGAAGATGCGCGAGATCAGTTGGTGAAGCTGAGTTTGGTGAAAGCTGAAGAAGGTCAATATGCGTTGCATCCGCTGATTCGGGAATTTTTCGCAGCCAAGCGGGCGGCCTGGCCCGAGGGCGGGGCGCTGCAACAGGCGTTTTTAGGGCAAATGGTGAGCGTGGCGAAAACGGTTCCAAGGACGGTGACGCTGGCAGACCTGGCGCGCACCCGCCCCGCCTGGTCGCACTTGGAAGCGGCAGCGGCGGCTAGCGGCGAGATTACCGATCCAACAGATTCCATGTGGGTTTTTAGTGCCTTGGCGCAGTTGGCTGAGGGGCAAGGTCTCTGGGCTGAGGCTGAACAGCACTGGAGCGACTGCTTAAGCATCACCGAAAGCCGCTTTGGTCCCAACCATCACGCCACCGCCACTAGCCTCAACAACTTGGCATTACTCTACAAATCCCAGGGACGGTACGAGGCAGCAGAATCCCTCGTTCGGCGAGCACTGGAAATCTGTGAGCAAGCGCTAGGAGCCAACCATCCCGACACTGCCCTCAGCCTTAATAACTTGGCATACCTCTACTATTCCCAGGGACAGTACGAGGAAACAGAATCCCTCGTTCGGCGAGCACTGGAAATCTGTGAGCGAGCGCTAGGAGCCGACCATCCCAATACCGCCACCAGCCTCAACAACTTGGCAGAACTCTACTATTCCCAGGGACGGTACGAGGAAGCAGAACCCCTCTACCGGCGAGCACTGGAAATCCGTGAGCAAGTGCTAGGAGCCAACCATCCTGACACTGTCCTCAGCCTCAATGACTTGGCGGCACTCTACAAATCCCAGGGACGGTACGAGGCAGCGGAACCCCTCTACCAGAGATCGCTGGAAATTTGTGAGCAAGTGCTAGGAGCTGACCATCCCTTGACTGCTACCAGCCTCAATGACTTGGCGGCACTCTACAAATCCCAGGGACGGTACAAGGAAGCAGAACCTCTCGTTCGGCGATCACTGGAAATTCGTGAGCAAGTGCTAGGAGCTGACCACCCCGATAGTGCTGCCAGCCTCAACAACTTGGCATTACTCTACGAATCCCAGGGACGGTACAAGGAAGCAGAACCCCTCTACCGGCGAGCACTAGAAATCTATGAGCAAGTGCTAGGGGCTGACCATCCCGACACCGCTACCAGTCTCCATAACTTGGCAGGACTCTACGAATCCCAGGGACGGTACAAGGAAGCAGAACCTCTCTACCGGCGATCACTGGAAATTCGTGAGCAAGTGCTAGGAGCTGACCACCCCGATAGTGCTGCCAGTCTCGATGGCTTGGCATACCTCTACTATTCCCAAGGACGGTACGAGGAAGCAGAACCTCTCTACCGGCGAGCACTAGAAATCTATGAGAAAGTGCTAGGGGCTAACCATCCCGATATTGCCACCAGCCTCAACAACTTGGCACTCCTCTATCAAGGCCAGAAGCACTACAAGAAAGCAGAACCCCTCTACCGGCAAGCACTGGAAATCTGTGAGCAAGTGCTGGGAGCCGACCATCCCGACACCGCCACCAGCCTTAACAACTTGGCAGTGCTGCACTATTACCAACATCGTTGGGGTGAAGCCGAGCGGATGTTGGTGCGTGCTTTGGAGATTCGGGTGCAGAAGTTGGGTAAAGCGCATCCTCACACCCAAAGCAGCATCCAAAGTTTGCAAAACCTGGTGCAAGCCGTCATTAAAGCCGATCGCGCTGCCGACCTCTCCAACCACCCCCTCACCCAATCCATCCTGCAACAACTCACCACCCCACCAAACCCGTAG
- a CDS encoding sensor histidine kinase: MLATSTSTMAAPAVLPNLAASLNLESTLNDLCLSCFAMDLSQPGIELAQALEADPLLPGAVLLDRGAFAGLLSRRRFFKHLSRQYGPELFLHRPLRVMYQYAHVPLLVLSGSTLVVQAGRAALERSPDLLYEPLAVESQEGCYCLLDIHQLLVAQSQIHELAMQRIQEQTRAQVIQAEKMASLGRMVAGISHEIKNPVNFISGNVVYLTQYARDLIELVTAYEALLPEIPETLQQLRSTMEFDFLREDLPKLIDSMAIGADKLKKTVAGLQSFSHVGSETFKPANLHDCIESTLIVLNNRLREGVEVIRTYGELPLVACQSGHLSQVFMNLLANAVDALLEVQSQIPLLERRRWQPTIMIRTQCVDELPADLAAIEPASISAVEPRTMDVTGWVMVEIADNGPGIPEAIQTKIFETFFTTKPIGKGTGLGLAITHEIIARHGGHLRLRSPRWPETYPDRPFDLPGTSFEVWLPLTADL, encoded by the coding sequence ATGCTTGCCACTTCCACTTCAACCATGGCTGCTCCGGCTGTGCTGCCCAATCTTGCTGCCTCGCTGAATTTGGAGTCCACGCTCAATGACCTGTGCCTATCCTGCTTTGCCATGGATTTGTCACAGCCGGGGATTGAGCTGGCCCAAGCTTTAGAGGCGGATCCCCTGCTGCCAGGGGCCGTATTGCTCGATCGAGGAGCCTTTGCAGGGCTGCTGTCGCGGCGGCGTTTTTTTAAGCACCTGAGCCGACAATACGGCCCGGAGTTGTTCTTACATCGGCCCCTGCGCGTAATGTATCAATACGCCCATGTGCCGCTGTTGGTGTTGTCGGGCAGCACGCTCGTGGTGCAGGCGGGGCGGGCGGCCCTGGAGCGATCGCCCGATTTGCTCTATGAACCGTTGGCGGTGGAATCCCAGGAAGGCTGCTATTGCCTGCTGGATATTCACCAGTTGCTGGTGGCTCAATCCCAAATTCACGAGCTAGCCATGCAGCGAATTCAAGAGCAAACCCGCGCTCAGGTGATTCAAGCGGAGAAAATGGCCAGCCTGGGGCGGATGGTGGCGGGCATTTCCCATGAAATTAAAAATCCGGTGAATTTCATTTCGGGCAATGTGGTTTATCTGACCCAATACGCCCGAGATTTGATTGAACTGGTGACAGCCTATGAAGCCCTGTTGCCGGAAATTCCCGAGACCTTGCAACAGTTGCGATCGACCATGGAGTTTGACTTCCTGCGGGAGGATTTGCCCAAACTGATCGACAGCATGGCGATCGGGGCAGACAAACTGAAAAAAACCGTTGCCGGTCTCCAAAGTTTCTCCCATGTGGGATCAGAAACCTTTAAACCCGCAAATTTGCACGATTGCATCGAAAGCACCCTGATTGTGCTCAACAACCGCCTGCGGGAAGGGGTGGAAGTGATCCGCACCTATGGCGAATTGCCCCTGGTGGCTTGCCAGTCGGGCCACCTGAGCCAAGTGTTTATGAACCTACTGGCCAATGCGGTGGATGCGCTGCTGGAGGTGCAAAGCCAAATTCCACTGCTGGAACGGCGACGCTGGCAACCGACGATCATGATCCGCACCCAATGCGTGGATGAGTTACCGGCGGATTTGGCCGCGATCGAACCGGCCTCGATCTCGGCGGTGGAACCCCGCACCATGGATGTGACGGGCTGGGTGATGGTGGAAATTGCCGACAACGGCCCCGGCATTCCCGAAGCCATTCAGACCAAAATTTTTGAGACCTTTTTCACCACCAAACCGATCGGGAAAGGAACGGGCCTGGGTTTGGCCATCACCCACGAAATCATTGCGCGCCATGGGGGCCACCTCCGCCTGCGATCGCCCCGTTGGCCAGAAACCTATCCCGATCGCCCCTTTGATTTACCCGGCACTAGTTTTGAAGTGTGGTTGCCCCTCACCGCCGATCTCTAA
- a CDS encoding glycoside hydrolase family 57 protein, which produces MTLGYVALVLHAHLPFVRHPESDYVLEEEWLYEAITETYVPLLRAFEGLERDGVDFKITMSMTPPLVSMLRDPLLQDRYDQHLAQLQELVEKEYVHNEFNGHLRYLAEHYIKEFQEVRELWERYDRDLVTAFKKFQDSGNIDIITCGATHGYLPLMKMYPQAVWAQLKVAVDHYEENFGRAPKGIWLPECAYYEGLERMVADAGLRYFLTDGHGILYARPRPRFGTYAPIFTEAGVAAFGRDHESSQQVWSSEVGYPGAAEYREFYKDIGWEADYDYIKPYIMPNGQRKNVGIKYHKITSRTAGLSDKALYDPYWAREKAAEHATNFMFNRGQQVAYLNGLMQRPPIVVSPYDAELFGHWWYEGPWFLDFLFRKAWFDQNTFQMTHLSDYLQKQPTQQVCRPSQSSWGYKGFHEYWLNDTNAWIYPHLHKGAERMIELSKLEPADELEWRALNQAARELLLAQSSDWAFIMRTGTMVPYAVRRTRSHMMRFTKLYDDIRAGKVDSGWLQKVEAIDNIFPNVNYRVYRPL; this is translated from the coding sequence ATGACCCTTGGCTATGTCGCCCTCGTCCTGCACGCTCACCTGCCCTTCGTCCGGCACCCCGAAAGCGACTACGTTCTAGAGGAAGAGTGGCTCTACGAAGCCATCACCGAAACCTACGTCCCCCTGTTACGCGCCTTTGAAGGACTCGAGCGCGATGGCGTAGATTTCAAAATCACCATGAGCATGACCCCGCCCCTGGTGTCCATGCTCCGCGACCCCCTCTTGCAAGACCGCTACGATCAGCACCTCGCTCAGTTGCAAGAACTCGTCGAAAAAGAATACGTCCACAACGAATTCAACGGACACCTGCGCTACCTGGCCGAGCACTACATCAAAGAATTCCAGGAAGTACGGGAACTGTGGGAACGGTATGATCGCGACCTCGTAACCGCCTTCAAAAAATTCCAAGACTCCGGCAACATCGACATCATCACCTGCGGCGCAACCCACGGCTACTTGCCCTTGATGAAGATGTATCCCCAAGCCGTGTGGGCCCAACTGAAAGTTGCCGTTGACCACTACGAAGAAAACTTTGGCCGCGCTCCCAAGGGCATTTGGCTGCCCGAATGCGCCTACTACGAAGGCCTTGAACGGATGGTGGCCGATGCCGGCCTGCGCTACTTCCTCACCGACGGCCACGGGATCTTGTACGCGCGGCCCCGCCCGCGCTTCGGAACCTACGCCCCCATCTTCACCGAAGCAGGGGTGGCCGCCTTTGGGCGCGACCACGAATCCTCCCAACAGGTTTGGTCTTCGGAAGTGGGCTACCCTGGCGCGGCCGAGTACCGCGAATTCTACAAAGACATCGGCTGGGAAGCGGACTACGACTACATCAAGCCCTACATCATGCCCAACGGCCAGCGAAAGAACGTAGGCATCAAGTACCACAAAATCACCAGCCGCACGGCGGGCCTGTCCGATAAGGCGCTCTACGATCCCTATTGGGCCCGGGAAAAAGCAGCGGAACATGCCACCAACTTCATGTTCAACCGGGGCCAACAGGTGGCCTATCTGAATGGCTTGATGCAGCGCCCCCCGATCGTCGTGTCGCCCTACGATGCAGAGTTGTTTGGGCACTGGTGGTACGAAGGCCCTTGGTTCTTGGATTTCCTGTTCCGGAAGGCTTGGTTTGACCAAAACACGTTCCAGATGACCCACCTGTCGGACTACTTGCAAAAGCAGCCGACCCAGCAGGTCTGTCGCCCGTCCCAATCGAGCTGGGGCTACAAGGGCTTCCATGAATATTGGCTGAATGACACCAATGCTTGGATCTATCCGCACCTGCACAAGGGAGCCGAGCGGATGATCGAACTGTCGAAGCTGGAGCCAGCCGATGAGCTGGAATGGCGGGCCCTGAACCAAGCGGCGCGGGAGTTGCTGTTGGCCCAATCGTCGGACTGGGCGTTCATCATGCGGACGGGGACGATGGTTCCCTACGCGGTGCGCCGGACACGATCGCACATGATGCGGTTCACGAAGCTCTACGACGATATTCGCGCGGGCAAGGTGGATTCGGGCTGGCTGCAAAAGGTGGAGGCGATCGACAACATCTTCCCCAACGTCAATTACCGCGTCTATCGCCCGTTGTAA
- a CDS encoding EAL domain-containing protein, whose protein sequence is MALVICLGCIEGVGRSAMARSPQDLGTGPTPTTPWPEELPPRSPYTELWGPLGLTGLSLVLWLSDRLLRHRLLKVLDPSLMAADSLGAVPGPLGRWRWPWPRVRSPQFPRSLRLPRFLAHANPEALGDGVVQGGNRSMGPMGGAASAESCPSTVAAAASSSLAEAQSPAYADLWNRVVAVTSAAADFDSALEEALQVLGQETGWVAGEAWVPSLDGASLVCSPAWFCAIEGVNLFRQASLDLTLKLGCQPPGRVWQTKRPEWISNYELESIDHCSRSQMALGVGLRSSVVLPILTGDHVLAVLTLFATSPRERDLTLLNRLAIVTAQLGPILQHKQAEARYRNLFERAIEGIFQVAPDGRYLHANPAFAAILGYESPAAALRALNATDRRLYVRPADEVRFLELLEQSQDACNFECQVYCQDGQRIWVDQRAQAVRDRNGRLLYYEGCLLDITSRKWVEAQLQYNSSHDVLTGLWNRAWFLERLVEAVSRGRRDPQFRFVLLFLDIDGFKRINNSLGYWVGDRLLMMLAGRLEKAISPDYVLARTGGDEFVVLVESAATSDEGQLAAAKAAAHRLQDVFRDPFVVDGRDVFLQASMGIVCRPDSHGDSRPDQPYRILRDADAALHRAKQQRNGSFVIFDAALQSDTEQLLQLETDLRWAIERREFCLHYQPIVSLDSRSIVGFESLIRWQHPRHGLMMPASFIGLAEDRGAIVPIGNWVLQSACKQIAIWKTQMPEVFPIWVNVNLSARQLVPELADLIEVLMDAYDLEGYELRLEITETSLALDPNASRACLDRLRERRIKICLDDFGTGYCSLNYLREFPIDSIKIERSFIQAMLENQRNAAIVRAVIGLANDLGLSVIAEGIETQPQIDHLQDLGCGFGQGYLFSRAVPAEEAGQFLNAGLPPAIRSLPRSQSARHPLC, encoded by the coding sequence GTGGCCTTGGTGATCTGCTTGGGTTGCATTGAGGGGGTGGGGCGATCGGCCATGGCGCGATCGCCCCAAGATTTGGGAACCGGCCCAACGCCCACAACCCCTTGGCCCGAAGAATTGCCGCCTCGCAGCCCCTACACGGAATTGTGGGGCCCCCTGGGCTTAACGGGTTTGTCCCTGGTGCTGTGGCTGAGCGATCGCCTCTTGCGCCATCGCCTGCTGAAGGTTCTGGATCCAAGCCTGATGGCGGCGGATTCCTTGGGGGCGGTTCCTGGGCCGCTGGGCCGTTGGCGCTGGCCCTGGCCTCGGGTTCGATCGCCCCAATTTCCCCGATCGCTCCGATTGCCCCGTTTTCTGGCCCATGCCAACCCTGAGGCGTTGGGGGATGGGGTGGTGCAGGGGGGCAACCGTTCCATGGGGCCCATGGGGGGTGCAGCCAGTGCAGAATCTTGCCCTTCCACCGTTGCGGCGGCTGCGTCTTCGTCCTTAGCCGAAGCCCAATCCCCGGCCTATGCCGACTTGTGGAACCGGGTTGTGGCCGTAACCAGTGCGGCGGCCGATTTTGACTCCGCTTTGGAAGAAGCGTTGCAAGTGTTGGGCCAAGAAACCGGCTGGGTGGCGGGCGAAGCTTGGGTTCCCAGCCTAGATGGTGCGTCGTTGGTTTGCAGCCCCGCTTGGTTCTGTGCGATCGAGGGGGTGAACTTGTTTCGGCAGGCGAGCTTGGACTTGACCCTAAAGCTGGGTTGCCAGCCACCGGGACGAGTTTGGCAAACCAAACGCCCGGAATGGATCAGCAACTACGAGCTGGAGTCGATCGACCATTGCAGCCGCAGCCAAATGGCCCTGGGGGTGGGCTTGCGATCGAGCGTGGTGTTGCCCATTTTGACCGGCGATCACGTGTTGGCGGTGCTGACTTTGTTTGCCACCAGCCCCCGAGAGCGGGACTTAACCTTGCTGAACCGGTTGGCGATCGTCACCGCCCAACTGGGGCCCATTTTGCAGCACAAACAGGCCGAAGCCCGCTACCGCAACCTGTTTGAACGGGCGATCGAGGGGATTTTTCAGGTGGCCCCCGATGGTCGCTATCTCCATGCCAATCCCGCCTTTGCGGCCATTTTGGGTTACGAGTCTCCCGCAGCGGCCCTGCGGGCCCTGAATGCCACCGATCGCCGCCTCTACGTGCGCCCGGCCGATGAAGTGCGTTTCCTGGAGCTGTTGGAACAAAGTCAGGATGCTTGCAACTTTGAATGTCAGGTCTATTGCCAAGACGGCCAACGCATTTGGGTGGATCAACGGGCCCAGGCCGTGCGCGATCGCAACGGACGATTGCTGTATTACGAAGGATGCCTGCTAGACATCACCTCCCGCAAATGGGTGGAAGCCCAGTTGCAATACAACTCCTCCCATGATGTGCTGACGGGCCTGTGGAACCGGGCTTGGTTTTTGGAGCGGTTGGTGGAGGCCGTGTCTCGGGGGCGGCGCGATCCGCAGTTTCGCTTTGTGCTGCTGTTTCTGGATATTGACGGCTTCAAACGGATTAACAACAGCCTGGGCTATTGGGTGGGCGATCGGCTGCTGATGATGCTGGCGGGCCGTTTGGAAAAGGCTATTTCCCCCGATTATGTGCTGGCTCGCACGGGGGGGGATGAGTTTGTGGTGTTGGTGGAGTCCGCCGCCACCTCCGACGAGGGGCAATTGGCCGCCGCCAAGGCCGCCGCCCACCGCCTTCAGGATGTGTTTCGCGATCCCTTTGTGGTGGATGGGCGCGATGTGTTTTTGCAAGCAAGCATGGGCATTGTTTGCCGCCCCGATTCCCATGGAGATTCGCGCCCCGACCAGCCCTATCGGATTTTGCGCGATGCGGATGCGGCTTTGCATCGGGCCAAACAACAGCGCAATGGCAGTTTTGTGATTTTTGATGCGGCCCTGCAATCGGACACGGAACAGCTCTTGCAACTGGAAACGGATTTGCGCTGGGCGATCGAGCGGCGGGAATTTTGTTTGCATTACCAACCGATCGTTTCCCTCGACTCTCGATCGATTGTGGGGTTTGAAAGCCTGATTCGTTGGCAACACCCACGCCACGGGTTAATGATGCCCGCTTCTTTCATTGGGTTGGCGGAGGATCGCGGGGCGATCGTCCCGATCGGGAATTGGGTGTTGCAGTCCGCTTGCAAGCAAATTGCAATCTGGAAAACCCAAATGCCCGAAGTGTTTCCCATTTGGGTGAATGTCAACCTTTCGGCCCGGCAACTGGTTCCCGAGTTGGCTGACCTGATTGAAGTGCTGATGGATGCCTACGACCTGGAAGGCTACGAACTGCGCCTAGAGATCACCGAAACCTCCTTGGCGCTGGATCCCAACGCCAGCCGCGCCTGTCTCGATCGACTGCGGGAACGGCGGATTAAAATTTGCCTCGATGACTTCGGCACGGGCTACTGCTCCCTCAACTATTTGCGGGAATTCCCGATCGACTCGATCAAAATCGAGCGATCGTTCATTCAAGCCATGCTCGAAAATCAACGCAACGCGGCGATCGTCCGTGCCGTCATCGGTTTAGCCAACGATTTGGGCCTCAGCGTCATTGCCGAGGGCATTGAAACCCAACCCCAAATTGATCACCTGCAAGACTTGGGCTGCGGCTTTGGCCAGGGCTATTTATTCTCCAGAGCCGTGCCCGCCGAGGAAGCTGGTCAGTTTCTCAATGCCGGATTGCCACCGGCCATTCGTTCCTTGCCCCGTTCCCAGTCGGCTCGCCATCCCCTCTGCTAA
- a CDS encoding DUF305 domain-containing protein has translation MKWTGKQGPWLAGLSLAIASTAAIGSWGFSQWRAQQPAATAPGSTTTAQASPALCPPGGDAAGGMAHHMHSMQVSSEFEFISHMIPHHQEAIDTAKLVRDRTQRPEMRQFTQAIIDAQSREVSQMKTWLQTWYPNQTSTQAYQPMMRPLEPLQGDALDQQFLQDMVMHHQGAVMMAQSLIQGQLVKHPPVQSMAQDVIRTQSQEIGQMQTWLGAWFPNGGQCGRSTAADSTGNGLMNHGNMNHGNMNHGNVNHGKQL, from the coding sequence ATGAAATGGACTGGTAAACAAGGCCCATGGCTCGCGGGATTGTCCCTCGCGATCGCCAGCACCGCCGCGATCGGGAGTTGGGGATTTAGCCAATGGCGGGCCCAACAACCCGCCGCAACGGCCCCAGGCTCCACCACCACCGCCCAGGCTAGCCCCGCCCTTTGTCCGCCTGGTGGGGACGCGGCCGGCGGCATGGCGCATCATATGCACTCGATGCAGGTGAGCAGCGAGTTTGAATTCATTAGTCACATGATTCCGCACCACCAGGAGGCGATCGACACGGCCAAGCTCGTGCGCGATCGCACCCAACGGCCGGAAATGCGGCAATTTACCCAGGCGATTATTGATGCCCAAAGCCGGGAAGTGAGCCAAATGAAAACATGGCTGCAAACCTGGTATCCCAACCAAACCAGCACCCAGGCCTATCAGCCCATGATGCGTCCCCTGGAACCCTTGCAAGGCGATGCGCTGGATCAGCAGTTTTTGCAAGATATGGTGATGCACCACCAAGGGGCGGTGATGATGGCCCAAAGCCTGATTCAAGGCCAATTGGTAAAACACCCGCCAGTGCAGTCAATGGCTCAGGATGTGATTCGCACCCAAAGCCAGGAGATTGGTCAGATGCAGACCTGGTTGGGGGCTTGGTTCCCGAATGGTGGCCAATGCGGGCGATCGACGGCGGCGGATTCCACGGGCAACGGGTTAATGAACCACGGGAATATGAACCACGGGAATATGAACCACGGGAACGTGAACCATGGAAAACAGCTTTAG